The stretch of DNA AATATGCGTCATTTTGAATTGTTGAAGCAAAATTTGTTGAAGCAGGAGACCTTATTGCCCCTAAAAGAAAAACGCAACTTATATACCCTCGCCATTAATTACTGTATCAAACGAATTAATTCCAATGAATCACAGCACTTCATTCAACAGGTCTTTCAATTGTATAAACAAGGGCTAAAAAATGAAATACTGCTAGATAATGGCATGCTAAGCCGCTTTACGTACAAAAATATTGTTGCAGTAGGATTACGCCTAAAAGAATACGATTGGACGGCAACTTACATTCCTACTTATGCCAAATACCTTGAAGTTGCCTATCGAGAAAATTACCAGCATTATACTACGTCTAAATTGTACTTCTCCAAGGGAGAATATGATGCGGCTATGCAGCGATTAATACAAGTAGAATACGATGATTTATTCTTAAACTTGGATGCCAAAACCATGTTGATGAAAATCTATTATGAAACTCAGAGTTATAACGCTCTTGATGCATTTTTTCATAGTTTCATCATCTATCTGCAACGAAAAGAAATCATGGGCTATCACAGAGAAAACTACCTTAACATCATTCGTCTAACTAGAAAACTACTAGAATTGCCTCCCAATAACAAAAAAGCGTATCAACAATTGTCTGAAGCAATCCATTCTATACAACCTTTAACAGAACGTGAGTGGCTATCAAAGCAATTGTCTAAAATTTAAGCAAAAATGCTTACTTTTGTCTAAAATTTAGGTATTGCCATTTTTATAAAAAAACGATTGGAACACCAATGAATGTATTGCTTTTTGCGCCAGAATATCGCCCGAATCTTTCTTCTATGATTCGAAGTGCAGAGTTTTATGGATTAGATAAAGTTTATATCTATGATCATAATAACCTAATGCTACCTCCTACTCACAGCAAAAAGGCACGTGCAGATATGGCACACATGGCTAAAGTATGGACAGCTGGCGCAATTGACCATATCGAAATTGTAAAAATAGAGGCCATCCAAGAGTTTTTAGAAACGTATGCTGGACGCAAAATTGCAACCTTGGTAGACGAAAAGGCACAACATCTAAATACTTTTCAATTTGAAAACGATGATTTGTTGATCTTTGGTAGTGAAAAAGCGGGCTTGCCCTCAGATATTATCCCATTGATCGATCAAAGTATTTATATTCCTGCTCTGGGGCATACCCCTTGTTTAAATGTAGCCGTTACCTTTGGTATTGTGCTGCACCAAGCCTTAAAATCACTAGTGATATAACGTATAAAATGAATCTCAATTCTTTTTAGAAAAGAAGACTTTTAAAGAAAACAATTATATCAAAATCTTGTTATTGAAACAAAATGCAAACCAATGGATGATATGATAAAAGTAACGGTTATTGACCGTGAAAACAAAGTACACGAATTAGAAGCTCCCACAGATATGAATATGAATATGATGGAGTTTTGTAAGGCGGTAGAATTGCCAGTAGAAGGGACTTGTGGAGGAATGGCGCTTTGTGCCAGTTGCCATATGTATGTCGAAAGCGACCATGATTTGCCTATCGCTTCAGATGATGAAGAAGATATGCTGGATCAAGCCTTTTTCGTGGAAGATAATAGCCGCTTGGGCTGTCAAATTAAACTAAACAATGATTTAGAGGGGTTAGTCGTTCGTTTGGCTCCTGTTAGTGAATAAATTTATCTAATAAAAATTAAAAACAATGGCTGTAACACTAAAAGAAGGTGATAAAGCTCCCCATTTTGAAGGTCTTGACCAAGATGGAAAGACGGTACAACTTTCCGACTTTAAGGGCAAAAATTTAATCTTATATTTTTATCCCAAAGATAATACACCAGGTTGTACAAAGGAAGCTTGTAATTTGCGAGATAATTACGAATACTGGTTAAACAAAGATTATGCGGTGGTAGGGGTTAGTCCTGATACTGCTGTTTCTCACCAAAAATTCATCAGCAAGTATGATTTGCCCTTCCCTTTATTGGCTGATACAGAGAAATCGATCTTAGAAGCTTATGGTACTTGGGGAGAAAAAAACATGTATGGCAATATAAAAATGGGTGTTCTACGAACTACCTTTGTTATTGATACAGAAGGAACAATTGTAAAGGTCTTTAAACGTCCTAAAAATGATGCTCATACGGAACAAATTACAACAGCATTAGAAAAATTAGGGAAACTGTAAAGCATGAAGGTAGATTATATTAAACAGCTTCAGGCTAATAAGGGGCAAAAAATGGGCGAACATTTGCCAGGACTTGGAGGTTGGCTCAATGGAAGAGTAACTGAGGTTAATGATGAAGGCGACATAGAAATAGAATTTGAAGTACGAGAGAATATGCTAAACCCAATGGGAGCAATTCATGGAGGGGCGATAGCCGCTATTATTGATGAAATTTTGGGTTTCCAGTTATTTTTAAAAAGTGCCGAAGATACCGCTTATGTGTCTATGACTATGAATATTGACTTTTTGAGGGCAGCCAAAGTAGGCGATGTAATAACGGGTATTCCTAAAATAACTCGTATTGGTAAACGAACAGCCAACGTGAGTTGCAACCTTAAAAATGCAGCAGGTAAAGTAATTGCTCAAGGCGTTTCTAACTTTATGCGAGTGCTGTAAGACCATTACTCAACTAAAAATCCCCCAAACAAGCTTTTGTACTGTTTGGGGGATTTTTTATTCGTTAAGCCAACAAATCATCCCAAGTCAAAGGAGTTCCTGCCTTTAAATCTTTAGGAGCTTTATGTTTTAATACCAGATCTAAATACTTAGGTTCTAAACCAAAACCAGGACGAATAACCTTCAAATTATCCATAGAAAAAGCTTCCCCTGCTTTTATATCAGCTGATACATAAAGTGATCGTTTAAATTGTTTGCTGTCTTTTTCTGCCTTTTGAATGCCGTATTGCACCTTTCCTAGCGCCAAAAAAGCTCTTTCTGCTTCAATAACCAATGCTTTTAATTCTGCTGGTTCTAAGGAAAAAGCGCTATCAACGCCTCCCTCTGCCCGACTTAGGGTAAAATGTTTTTCGATAACAGAAGCCCCCAAAGCGACAGAAGCAACAGAAGCTCCAATCCCCATCGTATGATCAGATAATCCTACCGAACAATCAAAAACATTTTTTAAATGTGGTATCGTTGCTAAATTGGTCGTTTCTGGTGAAGCAGGATAAGTGCTTGTGCATTTTAATAGGGTCAAATCTTGACAACCATTCTCCCTCAATACCCGAACGGCTTCATCTATATCCGCCAAAGTAGCTACCCCTGTAGACATAATTACAGGTTTACCAGTTTGTGCCACTTTTTTGAGCAAGGGGTGATCCGTATTTTCAAAAGAAGCAATTTTGTATAATGGTACGTCCAATGTCTCTAAAAAATCGACCGCAGAAGCATCAAAAGGGGAACTAAAAGCAATCAAACCTAATTTTTTTGCATGTTCAAAGATAGGCTGATGCCATTCCCAAGGCGTATAGGCCTTTTTATACAAATCATGTAATTCTTGCCCTTTCCAAAGTGAGTTTTCGTCCTCAATAACCAAGACTCCTTTTAAGGTCATGGTATCGGCCGTATACGTTTGTAATTTAATAGCATCTGCCCCTGCTGCTGCCGCTGCATCAACAATAGCCAACGCTCTATCCAATGACTGATTGTGGTTACCAGACATTTCTGCGATAATAAAAGGTCTGTTATTTTTATCGATATATTGCTGTATCATATCTATTTATTTATTTTTCATTAAGGATGTTTTATCCTATATATTCTTGAAAACCTTTATAAAATTTAGCACCTTTCTCAGGCTTAGAATAATCTGAGATCGGCAAATTAAACTTATCTTCTAACGACCATTGTAAATCATAAAATCCAAGCATATGTCTAAATAATACGGTGCTTGAAAACCTTGGGTTAATTTCAAAAATAACAGGTTCATCCTTATGCATTCTTAATTGAACATTAATACTTCCTTCAAGGTTGAGTAAATCTGCTAATTTATCTAAAAGTTCTTTTATCTTTTGATTTTCAACGACCTCTCCATAGCCACTAAAACCTCCCATTAACTCCCTTTTGAGAATAAGGACTCGTGTTATACCTGATCGGCTTCGATACACACAACAAGTAAACTCTCCTGCTGTCCCATCTAACAATTCTTGAAAAATCAGGTGCTTATAATTTTCAAAAAAGAAATTAAATTCTTCTTGGTTTTTAATAACAAAAATATTTGAACTGCCCGACCCAGCCCTAGGCTTGGCAATCAAAGGAAATTGAGCAGGTTCATTAGAGGATAAATATACTTTAGGGTTGGGCAACGCATGCTCTTTTAAAAAAGAACAAGTTTTTCCCTTATCAAAACCAACTACCCTAGCCAAATGATTTGCCATTAATAAATCTACTCCACCAACCTTAAGTGTATCAAGATAATTTTTGGTGTAGAATCGTAATTCAGCCTCCGAAATAGGGATAATAAGATCAATCTTATGCTTTTTAACAAATTGCTCTATACTAGAAATATAGTTTTCATCCGTTACTCTCAAACCTACCTCAAAGTAATCAAATATAAATTTTGCAGCATTTTTATCTGAAATATCTAGACCAAAAGTGGTACAATTTAATGCTTTCAGTATTTTGCCAATACTCTGACCTATATCTCCTCCACATGAAGTAACCAATACATTCTTATTCATAATTAAAGTTATTTCTTTCTAAGATTTTTTTAAGGTACTTGCTTTGATCCTCTTTTTCTAGCTTATCAATTACTTTTTGGACATCATACAAGGTACTTTTAGGAATATAAACATGATTACTCATATCATAAATGCCCCAATTGGCAATTCCTCCGACTACTCTTGACTGCCCAACTGACCCTACATTTACAACCAGCTTTTGTCCGCACTGAAATACAAATGGGTAATGCGAATGTCCAATAAAAATGACATCTGCTGGCGAGTCAGAAAATTTCTCTAGAACGGTTTTGTCCGCTGTTGGATAAACATAATAATCAGGATCAAAACTTGCGCCATGAAACAAGCCAAAATTAATCGAATTTATTTTCACGAATTTAAATGAAGGCAAGTTTTTAATTTTTTGAATCAGATCTTGTGAAAATGAGTTTTTATATTTTTGAAAACATAAACCATATTTTTCGTCAATCTCAGGGTTATTTTTGATCAAATAGTCTAAAAAAATGCGTTCATGATTTCCTGCAATCATAACCGTATCCAATTTTTCTAATTGATCGTAGACTTTTTCTGCATCGTAATAATACCCCAACTGGTCCCCCAATGAAAAAACGACCTCTATCTTCTCCCTTTTAATCTCCTTTATAACTCGGTTCAATGCATCAATATTCCCATGCACATCTGATATGATAGCTATTTTCATAAAATTTTACACTCGTTTAAGATTCTCAATGCAACGTCCTTAGCATCCTGTAAAATATTATCCTCTTTTAGTCTGATAAAATCAGAAACATTAGGAAATTCACTTGCCGCAGTCTTTCTAATATTCTGCTGCATTGCTGTATCAATAACACCTGGGTCTATATTATAAACTCGAACTTGCTCCTTTGTTCCTTCTTGTTTTTCTAATACATTTAAAAACATCTCATTAGCACATTTGGTAGTGCAATATAAAGACCAGCCAACAATCGGAGAACGTGCTGCACCAGATGATATATTTATTACTTTTACCGACCTATCTTTCTTGTACTTAACTATCTCATTAATCATCTGTAAAGGAATGGTCGTATTTAAATTAATCAGCGTTCTTATTTGAGCATTTTCAAAACTCCCTATTGAACCTATGGGTTGAATAGATGCTGCATTATTAATAAATACAATTTCATTCACTTCTGGTTTGATTGTCTCGAAATTTAAAAAATTAACTTCTTCTAAAACCGCCAAATCTTGTAAAAAAAAGGTAACACGAGGGTAGCTTTCCATGTTTTCAGCCTGCTCCTTACTTAGACGTCTAGAGATACACCAAATGTACATATCTTCAACATCCTTTATTGCATTAAAGATGGCTTCTCCAAGTCCCCTATTCGTACCTGTAATAATTATCAGCTTCATAAATTCAAAAATAAATTTAATATTCGTTCATCTACTTTCGTAAAATCTATATGGCAAGCACTTTCCCAATCTAAAATCAAGTTCATTTTTTGGATTAATTGCTCCTTCAATTCAGCCCCTTTTGATAAATCACCTAATCCTACTACAAAATCACAATCCACTAAATTTTTATATAGTTTCTCTTGATTGGGTACATAATATCCTGTTATTACTTTTATTTTTCTTGACAAACACTCTATCAATATAGAACTAGCGGGCACAATGGCATAACTACAACAATCCATCACACGAACCATCTCTTGTGCGTCTAACTTTTCGTGTATAACAATTCGTTCATTTTTAAACCAATTAGAACTAAAGGAATCTACTCGATTGCTAGCCCCTAAGACCCAATGTATTTTATCAAACGAGGACTTTTGCTCTAATAATGTTGTCATGATTCTCGTTATAAAATCGGTTGTGTCCCCTCCTCCAAAAGAAATAAAAACATGATTGCCTTTTGTCTGATAATTGATTGGCTTCCGAAACGCTCCTCTTAACAAAGCATATTCAAATCCTAACGCCAGTTGAGTGTATTTTTCGGTGGAGAAACGATCAGGAGAAATACCAATAGAATGATTAATAACAAGATCTGCATAATAGTGCTTATCGTGCAAGTCATCAATACAGATTAATTTACAGCCCTTATTTTTGATCGTTTGTTGATCTTCAGAAGTAAAAAAATAATTATCTAAAAGAACAAAATCTGAAGCCCCCAATAAGTTAAAGAAGGTAGTTCTATGGTTTTCTTCTTCTATAAGAATATACTGTTTACAAACTTGCTTGATTTTCTCACTCAAAAAAGAATGATCAAATCTTGTTACAAATATACATTCAAAGTGCCTGCTTAACATTTCAGCCAAGGCCAAACAGCGAATAATATGCCCATAGCCAATTTCTGAGTTTCCGTCTGCCCTAATAAAGAGTTTTTTGTTAATCACTATACTTAATTTCTAAGTTTTTATTTTGAGTACAGGACAAAAC from Aureispira anguillae encodes:
- the pseI gene encoding pseudaminic acid synthase; the protein is MIQQYIDKNNRPFIIAEMSGNHNQSLDRALAIVDAAAAAGADAIKLQTYTADTMTLKGVLVIEDENSLWKGQELHDLYKKAYTPWEWHQPIFEHAKKLGLIAFSSPFDASAVDFLETLDVPLYKIASFENTDHPLLKKVAQTGKPVIMSTGVATLADIDEAVRVLRENGCQDLTLLKCTSTYPASPETTNLATIPHLKNVFDCSVGLSDHTMGIGASVASVALGASVIEKHFTLSRAEGGVDSAFSLEPAELKALVIEAERAFLALGKVQYGIQKAEKDSKQFKRSLYVSADIKAGEAFSMDNLKVIRPGFGLEPKYLDLVLKHKAPKDLKAGTPLTWDDLLA
- a CDS encoding metallophosphoesterase family protein, with the protein product MKIAIISDVHGNIDALNRVIKEIKREKIEVVFSLGDQLGYYYDAEKVYDQLEKLDTVMIAGNHERIFLDYLIKNNPEIDEKYGLCFQKYKNSFSQDLIQKIKNLPSFKFVKINSINFGLFHGASFDPDYYVYPTADKTVLEKFSDSPADVIFIGHSHYPFVFQCGQKLVVNVGSVGQSRVVGGIANWGIYDMSNHVYIPKSTLYDVQKVIDKLEKEDQSKYLKKILERNNFNYE
- the bcp gene encoding thioredoxin-dependent thiol peroxidase, with amino-acid sequence MAVTLKEGDKAPHFEGLDQDGKTVQLSDFKGKNLILYFYPKDNTPGCTKEACNLRDNYEYWLNKDYAVVGVSPDTAVSHQKFISKYDLPFPLLADTEKSILEAYGTWGEKNMYGNIKMGVLRTTFVIDTEGTIVKVFKRPKNDAHTEQITTALEKLGKL
- the pseG gene encoding UDP-2,4-diacetamido-2,4,6-trideoxy-beta-L-altropyranose hydrolase, with product MINKKLFIRADGNSEIGYGHIIRCLALAEMLSRHFECIFVTRFDHSFLSEKIKQVCKQYILIEEENHRTTFFNLLGASDFVLLDNYFFTSEDQQTIKNKGCKLICIDDLHDKHYYADLVINHSIGISPDRFSTEKYTQLALGFEYALLRGAFRKPINYQTKGNHVFISFGGGDTTDFITRIMTTLLEQKSSFDKIHWVLGASNRVDSFSSNWFKNERIVIHEKLDAQEMVRVMDCCSYAIVPASSILIECLSRKIKVITGYYVPNQEKLYKNLVDCDFVVGLGDLSKGAELKEQLIQKMNLILDWESACHIDFTKVDERILNLFLNL
- a CDS encoding ATP-grasp domain-containing protein translates to MNKNVLVTSCGGDIGQSIGKILKALNCTTFGLDISDKNAAKFIFDYFEVGLRVTDENYISSIEQFVKKHKIDLIIPISEAELRFYTKNYLDTLKVGGVDLLMANHLARVVGFDKGKTCSFLKEHALPNPKVYLSSNEPAQFPLIAKPRAGSGSSNIFVIKNQEEFNFFFENYKHLIFQELLDGTAGEFTCCVYRSRSGITRVLILKRELMGGFSGYGEVVENQKIKELLDKLADLLNLEGSINVQLRMHKDEPVIFEINPRFSSTVLFRHMLGFYDLQWSLEDKFNLPISDYSKPEKGAKFYKGFQEYIG
- a CDS encoding PaaI family thioesterase, giving the protein MKVDYIKQLQANKGQKMGEHLPGLGGWLNGRVTEVNDEGDIEIEFEVRENMLNPMGAIHGGAIAAIIDEILGFQLFLKSAEDTAYVSMTMNIDFLRAAKVGDVITGIPKITRIGKRTANVSCNLKNAAGKVIAQGVSNFMRVL
- a CDS encoding 2Fe-2S iron-sulfur cluster-binding protein, with amino-acid sequence MDDMIKVTVIDRENKVHELEAPTDMNMNMMEFCKAVELPVEGTCGGMALCASCHMYVESDHDLPIASDDEEDMLDQAFFVEDNSRLGCQIKLNNDLEGLVVRLAPVSE
- a CDS encoding TrmH family RNA methyltransferase, coding for MNVLLFAPEYRPNLSSMIRSAEFYGLDKVYIYDHNNLMLPPTHSKKARADMAHMAKVWTAGAIDHIEIVKIEAIQEFLETYAGRKIATLVDEKAQHLNTFQFENDDLLIFGSEKAGLPSDIIPLIDQSIYIPALGHTPCLNVAVTFGIVLHQALKSLVI
- a CDS encoding SDR family NAD(P)-dependent oxidoreductase, encoding MKLIIITGTNRGLGEAIFNAIKDVEDMYIWCISRRLSKEQAENMESYPRVTFFLQDLAVLEEVNFLNFETIKPEVNEIVFINNAASIQPIGSIGSFENAQIRTLINLNTTIPLQMINEIVKYKKDRSVKVINISSGAARSPIVGWSLYCTTKCANEMFLNVLEKQEGTKEQVRVYNIDPGVIDTAMQQNIRKTAASEFPNVSDFIRLKEDNILQDAKDVALRILNECKIL